CAACGGCGAGTAACCCCAGAAGTCGACGAATGTCTTGTTGTACAGGTCGGCGACGATCCTCGTATCACGCCGCAGCGTCCGGTACTTCATCGATCGAAACGTCACACCGGAGCGGGCGCGGACCTTCTCGTGCAGCTGCCGGTGGCGTGCGAACGCCGGATGGGTGAACAGGAGAGAGGGGTCGAACCGATAGCTGTAGAAGTCCTTGACCCCGACCAATCCCCATTTCTCGAATTGGCTGCCGTAGTACAGCGGGTTGTGGGGCATGCCCACCAGAGGCGGTTTCGGCTCGTCGTCGACAACGATACCGGCGCTGTAGAACATCGACGGGCTCAGCGGCCCGTAGACCGCCGCCAGACCCCGCTCGGCCAGCCAGGACCTCGCCGCATTCAGCAATGCATCGGCAACCTCCTGCTGGTCGACCGCCTCGTAGAATCCGAAGAAACCGATACTTTCCCCGGTGTACTCGGTGAAGCTCAGATCGTGAATCGCGGCGATACGACCGACGGCGATATTCCCGTCCCTGGCGATGAATGCCCGGACGCACCGGCCGGCCGCCATCGCGGCCGGCGGATCGATCAATACATGATCGATATCGATCGTCTCGTCCGGGGTCGGAAACGGATCGCCCTGATAGATCCGCTCGCCGACGCCGCGGAATTCGGCCCAGTCCCGTGCCGAATCGACACTGTGTACGGTGATCACGACGCTTCATCTTCCGATCTGTCCCCGGCGACCGACACCGTGGAGGTGGCCAGCGCGGTTTTGCCCGCGAAGACATATTGACCCGGGTGGACGGCGATCTCGGTGACCAGTTCATCCGGCAGGAAGGCATCGCATTGGGAACCGAAACGGATCATGCCGTATTGCTGTGCACGAGTGACGTCGTCCCCCTCGCGCACCCGGGCGACGATCCGGTTGACCCACAGGTCCGCGATCTGGGTCACCAGCACGACCGCACCGCTGGTGTGCCGGATACCGATGGTCAGACGTTCGTTGGTCAGCAGATAATCGCACCCCTCGTCGTAAGGGGTACGGCCGGCGATCACATTCGCACCGATCCGCGCCATCGACCGATTGAACGGTGCGGCGGCGCGGTGCCGACGCAAACAGATGGTGCCGGCGATCGGCGCGCGATTACGATGCACCGAGTATTCGGTCATGTAGATACCGATGAGGTAGCCGTCCGATACGGTCCCGACACCGGTGAATTCCGTCAGTGGGATGGTCCGTCCGTTCTTCACCGCCTCGGGTATCTCACCGCCGTCGATCCGCTTGACATAGGTGACCACTCCGTCGGCCGGCGCGACGATCGCCGTGGGATCGGCCGGCGGCCGTCGCGGTGGATCCCGGAAAAAGAACCGGGTTCGCCAGAACACGTAGAGCGATCCCGATCCGAATACCGAAGCGGCGACGGCCCACGCGATCACGCGGCGTTGTTGTGCGATCATCGGTATCGGCTCTCGTCCACTCGCTCCGACCAGCCGACGAACGATTCCAGCGGCCGGGCCCGCATGCTCCTCGGCAACAGCGCTATCGCACCGCATACCACGTAGAAGCCCAGCGACAGAACAAAATTGAGCAGTTCACCGGCGCGCAGCGCATCGCGCGACGGAACCGACGACGGCTCGTTCTCGTACTCGGTCATCTCGCCGGAACAGGGATCGAGGTGCGCAGCTCGGCCTTCCGGAAATAGAGCTCGAAGAGCCGGCGGTTGTCGCACCACGACGTGTCGTAGCCGGGCGGAAAAATCGCTTCGGGCTTGTGCACCAGCCGCATCAATTTGTCGATGTTGTCCGACAGCATCGTCCTGGCGAATTTCGGCGAGATACGCAAGGTCACCCGCTCGACGAATTCGTCCCAGCTGACCAGTTCCAGGCCGAGGAGTTCGGCATAGAGGTCGTGGCCGTAGCTCTCGGGATTGCTGGGCACCAGACGGGCCTGTGGACGAGCCGCGGAGGCGTTCGCGGCCATCACTTCACACAGCACATCGACGGGAACGTAATTCATACCCGGCCCGTCCCAGATCGCACCGACCGCGATGGCCAACTCGACGATCCGCCAGAAGGTGTACACCCGCCCGGGGTCGAGGCCATAATCCGTACCACCGAGCACATAGGGTGCCTCGCACAAGGTGACCGAATACGTTTCCGAGTTCGCCAGCCACCCGAGCAGCGTGGCATTCACCCATTTCATCTGGGCATACCCGGAGTACCACCACGAATCAGGACGGCGGAAATCGTCGGGCTTCTGGTACAGATGGGCACCGATACTTCCGAGATAGGTGACATGTTTACGCGACGAGGTAACCGAGAATTCCAGCATCCGCAGCAGACTGATGACCCAGTCGTTGCGAAGGTCCAGATAGCTCTCGGTGTAGTCGGTCGAGCTGGCGCAGTTGAACACCGAGCCGACCTTGTGCGCCAGGTCGATATAATCCGAATCGCTCAACCCGAATCGGCGCCGAGTCGGGGTGCCCTCGACGATCCGCACCTTGGTCATATCGACGTCGATCGCGTAGCGGTCCAGCGTGGTCCGCAACCGCTGACCCGCGGTCTGCTCGGCGTTCGACCGTACGACGGCCTGCACCTCCTCGATCGACGCGTCACGACTCAAACGGCCGATCAGATGGGCGCCCACGAACCCGTTCGCACCGAACACCAGCGCGTTCCCGTGTCGCGCTGCCGGCATCGCCGCCACGCGACGACGAGTTTCCTCGTCGATATGTGGACGAAGTATGGTGGGGTCGCCTGCACTCAGGGCCGCGACGTCGGCGTACTTGCCGCCGAACCGCAAACCCCGACTCTCCGGTGTGATCACCGTATCCGAGTACGGCCACCTTGGACGTGACAATTCTTCGCTGAATGTCGATACGTCGTTCATTCGCCTTGTCCGATAATCTGAATTCGGTTGGAAATCTTTCTTCGCCGCGCATGCCTGGCCGCGAAACCGTTGACCGAAACTCGCGCCTGCTGCGGTTCCGAACTGGTGTAACCTGGTTACTGATTACTGAGAAAGATTTTTACAAAGACTCGGTTGGATGTCAATCGTTCACAGATGGGCGGCGGTACCACCTGTATATCTCACAGCGAGGCGGGCATCTCGACCAATCGCCGTCACAAGAACCCGATACCGATCCGCCCCGGGACAATATTTCCAGCTTTGCGATCACGGTATTTCATGATCATCTCTTGTGAAATGCGGGGTCCGGCGAGCAACCGAACTCGCCCGGCGATACGCGCCCGGACCGCGGGGCTCCGTCTCGGGAGCCGGACAACGAGGCATTTCGCGGAGCGCCCCGCTGACCGATTCGCCGTGGAAACCGGTCGCGGGGCGCTGACCACGGTCCGGGTCACATCGTCGGTGCGGTGCTGGATTGTGCTGCCGCGATGAGCTTTTCGAGATCGGCGACGGTGACCAGATCCACCGGCGCCACGTCGCCGTCGACCGGCTGCAGGTCGAATTCGGATTCCAGCGCGACCGACAGTTCCACCAGCGCCATGGAACTCAGTCCGAGATCCTCGATGAGACGATCGTCGCTGCCGATCTCCCGGTCGACCTTGGCCAGTCGGCCGACGATGGCGCGCACCCGCGTCGAGATGCTGTCGTTCATGGTGTCCTCCTGATGTCGTGACTTCGGATTCTCAGACGTCGGTCAGCCGGACCAGATGCGGTCGGCCCCACGTCTCGGCATAGGTGTCGAGTCCCGACTCGACGCCGGCGTCGAAGGCGGCCGCGGCGTCGGGCCCGTGCTGTTCCAGGCCGATGCTGCTCAATTGCCGCACGGCCCGATCCCGTGCCGTCGACCACGCGTCGCGCAACTGCATCGCGCGAAAGTTCGACGCCGCCCGGATCATCGGGACGTGCAGCCTGGTGTGCGGCGCGACCAGCACGATCGCGGCGAGCCGGACCGCGTCCAGATACGCCGCGACGAGCGGTTCGGCCAGCCCGGCCGCGACGGCCCGCCGCGCCGCCATGACGCCGAACGAGATGTGCCGCGACTCGTCGCGGGTGACATTGGTCAGGCCCTCGTCGAGGGTGTGCAGTTCGAGCGCTTTCGCTCGCCGGCGGTTGGTGCGCAGGCCGGTCACGGCCAGCACGCCTTCGGTGACGAGGTGGTAGTAGACCGAGGCCGTGCACCAGCTGATCGGGTCGCCACCGCTGGTGTGCACCGCACGAGTGACGCGGCGCAACTCGGGGTCGAAGTAGTGGCCGTAGTCCGTCCGGGTTCGCATGGCGGCGAGTTCGGACGCGGAATTCACCCCGGTGACGCGGTCGAGGTAGGTCTGGAAGAACAGGACATGCCGGGCCTCGTCGGCCAGCTGGGTGGCGAGATACAGCTGATCGGCTTCGGCGCCCGCATGCTCCACCAGGGAACTCAGCGTGGCGGTGACCGATATCTCGCCGACCTCTATTTCGGCCAGGGCACCCAGCAATTCCGCGCGATGATGCGGGCCGAGTTGCTCCCACACCGCCCGGTCGCGGTCGAAATCCAGCGCGGCCACGGCCCAGTGCTGATTCTCCCAGCGGTCGTAGAGCGCACGCGCGCCGGAGGTATCGCCGGTGCGGCCGGGGGCCGACTCGACGGTGAGAGCGTTGTCCAGGTCGTCGATGAGATCGGTTGCGCTCATGCGGCGTCTCCGTCCGAGTGGGTCGTGGTGTCGGTTTCCCAGGGTGGCGCGGTGTGCGCGACATCCCGCCAGCTGGTATGGACGAGCGTGCCGGGCAGCCGGCCGTCGGCGACCACCTGCCACATGACCCGGCGGCGCGGCTTGCCGCTCGACGTGCGCTGGATCGCCCCGGAGGTCGCCCGCACGATCACCAGGGCCACGGCGTCCGAGGTGCGGGCCGACATCAGCGTGGTGATGCGGGACACGAGTTCGTCGTCCAGGTCCGCCTGCACGACGATCACGGCGGTGTCGACCAGGTCCAGGGTGCCGAGCAGGACAGCGACCTGGCTCGTGACGAGGCCGAGTTCGCGGGCGATCTCCAATTCCACGTCCTCGGCGTGCACCGCCGCGCCCCGGACCTTGAGGCTGTCGCCGATGCGGCCGATCACGAAGAGGCTGCCCTCGACCAGAACACCCGAATCGCCGGTGCGGAAAGCGCCGTCCGCGAAGCGGTCGTCCGGGCCGCCGGGCTCGGCGTCGATGTGGTGGTAGCCGGCGGTCACCGACGTCCCGTGCACCCGGATCTCGCCGAGATATCCCTCGGGCAGCGGGTTTCCGGTCTCGTCGATGATCTCCACCCGCATACCGGCTGCGGGAGTGCCGCATTCGGTCAACCAGGTTCCGGTGCCCGGTGCGTCCGCACCGAGGATTCCGGTAGCCCCGAATTTCACCGGTTCGCCGATCCGGACCGTGGGTGTGGCGAGTTCGCGGATGAGGGATTCGGCGCCGACGGTGACGCCGGTGGCGATCAGCGTGGTTTCGGCCATGCCGTACGCGGGCATCAGAGCGGCGGTGCGGAATCCGAACGGCTCGACCGCGCGGGCGAACTCGGCGATCGCGGCGGGGTCGATCCGCTCGGCTCCGAGCACGGCCACCCGGCACGGTGAGAAGTCCATTCCGGCAAGCTGTTCCGGTTGCACGCGGCGGGCCGCGTAGAGGTAGCCGAACGGCGGGCCGCCGGTCAGCGTCGCGCCGGACTCCCCGAGGCACCGCAACCACCGCAACGGGTCGCGGATGAACTGCTGTGGTGTCATGAGCCACAGGGTGATCTGCGACGTCACCCCGAGCAGCAGGCTCATCAGACCCATGTCGTGGTAGTGCGGCAGCCACAGCGCCGAGCTGTCGCCGTCGGACATCCGCATCCACCGGTGCAGGGCGGATATGTTGGCGCACAGGTTGTCCCGCGTGACCCGTACCCCTTTCGGGGTACCGCTCGAGCCCGAAGTGAACTGCAGCAGCGCCACATCCGGGATCGGGTGGCCGACCGGTTCCATCCGCGCGCCGGCCGGATCGGCGCCGACCTGGATCACCGTGGGAGCGGGCACACAGGTCGCGGCGGTCGTGGTGGCGACGGCGGCGGTGCTGTCGTCCACCAGCACCGCCGAACATCCGGACCGATGCATGAGGGTGCTCAGATGCGCGGTGTATCGCGCACCGTTTCCGAAGGCGGCGGGCGGGGCCACCGGAACCGGCGTGCAGCCCGCGCTGAGCGTACCGAAGAACGCGGCGACGAAATCGGCTTGGCGGGCGAACAACAGCATCACGTTCGCGTTCGGCGGGATCCGAGCGTCCCGCAGCTGCGCGGCCGTCGCGGTCGCGGCGGCGGCGAGTTCGGTGTACGGCCGATAGGTCCAGCCGCCCGAGCCGTCGGCGATGTGGACACCGCGGTCGGCGCTGGGGCACGACAGCCAGTCGTTGAGCAGCATGGTGCGAATCCTTCTAGGAGAGAACCGAATTCGGCGAACCTGAGGCAGCGGCCGGACGTGCCCGGCGCCACGGGACGCTGATCACGGCGGCCGCGGCAGCCAGTACCGCGATGACCGCGAAGGCAGGCCGGAACCCGGCCACCAGTGCATCGTCGACCGTTGCCCCGGACAGCAGCCGGTGTGTGGTGATCGTCGATGCGATCGACGTCGCCGCGGCGATCCCGAGCGCGCCGCCGATCTGGCCGGACGTGGTGAACAGGCCGGCCCCCGCACCCGCCTCGGCCGGCGCCAGACCGTCCATGGCCAGCACGGTGTTCGACACCGCCGACCACCCGAAGCCCGCACCCAGCGCGATCAGCGGCACGAGCAGGTTCACCAGGTAGGACGAGTCCCGGCCGGCCTCGATCAACCACAGTCCGCTCACGACACTCACGGCCGCGCCCGCGAAGGCGACGGCGGACGCACCGACTCGCGGAAGTACCCGCCTGGCAACGAGAGTGGCGAGCACGATGGCAGCGCCGGCCGGCAGGAACAGCAGTCCGGTGCGTAATGCGCTGTAGCCGAGCACGTCCTGGCACAGCCGGGTCAGCAGGAATTTGGCGGGGTAGCCGAAGGCGAACACCAGCAGGTACGTCAGGCACGCACGCAGGGTGTTGCCGTTGGCGAGCAGGTGCACGGGCACGATCGGTTGTTGCGACATCCGCTCGGCGACAACGAATCCGGCGGCCAGCACGACGGTCGCGGCCAGGGCCGTGAGGGTTCCGTGGTCGGTCCAGCCCGTGTCGCCCGCTCGAATCAGCGCATACACGAACGTGATCAGCGTGGCGGTGCCGAGCAGCGCGCCGAGCACATTGAGCCGGCGCGGGATCGTCGGCGGCGTGGTGAGCACCAGCGGAGCGGCGATCAGCAACACCAGCCCCACCGGGACGTTGACGCCGAACACCCAGCGCCACGACGCTTCCGCGGTGAGTACGCCGCCCAGCAGTTCGCCCATCATGGCGCCGAGCCCGCCCATGGCGCCGTACAGGGCCAGCGCCGCGGTGCGTGGCCGGCCCGCCGGAACCATCGTGGCGATCAGGGAAATCGCGGCCGGGCTGATCATCGCGCCGCCGACGCCCTGGAACAGCCGGGCCGCGACGAGCACCGCGGCGCTCCCGGCCAGCCCGCAGGCGAGCGACGCGGCGGTGAATACGACGATGCCCGAAAGGAATACCCGCCGCTTACCCAGCACATCCCCGAGACCGCCACCCAGCAGCAGCAATCCGCCGAAGGTCAGCACGTAGCCGTCCGCGATCCAGGCCAGACCGGATCCGCCGACGTGCAGCGCGCGGCCGATCGAGGGCAGCGCCACGTTCACGATGGTGGCGTCGAGCACGACGATGAACTGGGCCAGGCAGATCAACGGCACCGCGTACCGCGAATACCTCTTGCCTTGTCCCGCAGCCGGATCCGTCGAAACGGCGGTATCACTCATCGCGCCACCGCCGTCGTCCGGTCGGACAGGTGGCGCTCCCGGCACGCGCCGCGCCGGACCTTCCCGCTCGTCGTCACCGGGACGGTGCCCAGCGCCGCGAAGGTCACGTCACGAACAGGGACGCCGTGCCCGGCCGTCACCGCCGCGGCGACGGCCGCCGCCGTCACCACCGGCTGCGGCACCTGCGCGCTGTCGACCTCGAGGACGAGCGTCACCGCGTCGGCGGCACCGAACCCCACCGCGCCGGAGACGCCGGACTCCACTGCGTCACCCACACCGAACGCGACCGCTCGCCGGACCGGCACACCCGCCGCTGCGACGGCCGTGCGTTCCAGATCGAAGGGATAGTGCTCGCGGCCATCGATCGTGATCAGGTCCGCCAGCCGGTCCAGCACGAACAACTCGCCCGCGATCATCGCGCCGAGGTCACCGGTGGGCAGATAGCGCACGTCGTCGAGCACCACCGCCGGGTCCGGCCGTCCCCAGTAACCGGCGGTGATGTTGTCGCCCGCCAGGAGGATTTCACCGGTGTGGCCTTCCGGCCGGTCGGCGCGGGTGACCGGGTCGACGATCCGGACCCGGATGCCCGGCGCCGGTACGCCGCTGCCGATCAGTGCGAGATCACCGGAGCCGGGCACGAGTAGGCCGGTCGACAGGATGTCCCGGCTCACCCGGATCGTGGTCCACGGGGTGCCCGGCGGACAGGAGGCCACCAGCGCGACCGCCTCGGCCATGCCGTAACAAGGCAGCAGCGCAGTCGGATTCAGGCCCGCGCCGGCCAGTCCGTCGGCGAACGCCCGCAGATCGTCCGGGGACACGGTGTCGGCGCCGACACCGACCGCCCGCAGACTCGACAGATCGAAATCCGCGCGCTGTGCCACCGGAACGCGCTGCAACAGCATCCGGCAGGCGAAGGCGGGCAGCGGCGCGAATTGTGCTCGGTGCTCGGTGATCCGATGCAGCCATTGCTTCGGGAAGCGGACGAAATCCAGCGGGTCGACGACGACATTGCGACGGCCGTCGAAGATCGGCGCCAACAGCTGGACGACCAGGCCGAAGTCGTGGAAGTGCGGCATCCAGCCGACCGTGGTCTCGTCCGGCTCCGGTGCGAACATCGACGCGAGCATGGCACAGTTGGCCAGCGCATTGGCGTGGGTCACCAGCACGCCGCGCGGCGAACCCGTTGTGCCCGAAGAATATTGAAGGTAGGCGAGATCGTCCGGCCGCGCCGGCGGCCGGGCCGGGCCCGCCGGGTCACCGGTGGCCTCGATATCCGAGGCGACCCAGGGGGTCGTGCCCGAGTCGAACAGCGCGCTCCACCCGCCGACCGTCAGAATCAACGCCGGGGCGCAGTCCGCCACGATGTGGCCGAACCGGTCGTTCATCGGCCCGGGTAACGGTGGCGGCACCGGAACCGCGACGACCCCGGCGGCCAGGCAGCCGAAGAAGGCCGCGACGAACTCGGGTCCGGTCGGATATGCCAGCAGCACCCGCTCGCCCCGGTTCACGCGCCGTAACAGCAGCGCCGCAATGGATTCCACCCGCCGGTACAGCTCGGCATAACTCGGTGCGGCGACGGCGCCGCTCGCTTTCGGGAATACCAGCGGCACCTCGTCCGCCGCCGCGGCGACCCGCACCCGCAGCAATTCTTCCAACGTTCGCATGAGCTCTTCCGTGACAACAGCGATTCGGCATACGTCCACGCGGAAACCACGTGGTCACTTGGGATTTCGCCCCGGCTGCGACAACCCTCCTGCCGCAGAAACTATCCGGGTTCCGGCATCGAATGCCGTCGTGGAGATGAACAGACAACCAATGGTTGCCGGGCTTTTCGTGATTCGCGTGCCGCACCGAATGTGTCATCGAATGGACATATTCGGTTTCCCGATCGGGTACCGACCGGTCTTGCGCGACCGAGAACATCCGTGCCGCACCCGTTCGACAGAGAGCCTCCGATGACGTCGATGCTGCAGAGCTCGTTCATGCAGGAGTCCACCCGCATGGCGCGAGAACACGGACCGGTATTCACGCGCCGGTTGTTCAACCTGGAATTCACCTTCGTCACCGGCGCCGAACTCGTCGCCGAACTCGCCGACGACAACCGATTCGAGAAGCACGTGGTACCGGCCCTACAGGTCGTGCGACCCCTGATCGGCGACGGGCTCCTCTCCGCGCACAATCACGAGCCCAACTGGCGCACCGCGCACGAACTGCTGATACCGGCCTTCTCACAGGCGGCGATGCGCCACTATCACACGCTGATGGTCGAGGTCTGCGGCCGGTTGACCGAGTCCTGGGACCGGTCCGCCCGGGACCTCGGCAGGGTGGATGTGACGGCGTCGATGGCGAAGGTCACACTCGAGGTCATCGGCCGCGCCGGCTTCGGCTACTCGTTCGGATCGTTCGAACGCGACACCCCGCATCCCTTCGTCGTCGCGCTCGACGAGGTGCTCAACCACGGCCAGCGATCGGTCACCATACCCGCGATCGCCGGCCGCTTCCTGGGCAAGCACATGGCCGAGCGCAACGACGAGAACGTCGCCTACCTGCGGGATGTCGTGGACGAGGTGATCGCGCGCCGAACCCGCGGGGATCACGGCGCCGATCTGCTGGGGCTCATGCTCGACTCCGATGTGCTGGACCCGGTCAACATCCGCTACCAGGTGCTGACCTTTCTCGCAGCCGGGCACGAGACAACTTCCGCGGCAATGTCTTTCACCCTGTACTACCTCGCGGCCCATCCGGAGATCGCCGAACGGGTTCGCGCGGAGGCCGATTCGGTCCTGGCAGTCGGCGAGCTGGAGTTCGCCGACATCGCCAAGCTCCGGTATCTGCGCCGGGTCATCGACGAGTCACTGCGGCTCTGGCCGACGGCGCCCGGCTACTCCAGAAAAGCCAAGCAGGACACGGTTCTCGGCGGACGCTACCCGATGAAGGCCGGCGAGCCGGTATTCGTACTGCTGCCCGCACTGCACCGGGAACCGGTGTGGGGCGAGGACACCGACGCCTTCGACCCGGATCGCTTTCTGCCCGAACGTGTCCGGGCTCGGCCGCCACACTCGTTCAAGCCGTTCGGGACCGGGCTGCGGGCCTGCATCGGACGCCAATTCGCCCTGCATCAAACGGCTCTGGTCATCGCGAGCGTGCTCCGGCGCTACGACCTCGCGCTGCCCGCCGACTACCGTCTCGAGGTGGCCGAGGGAATCACCTTCGGTCCCGTCGATCTCACCCTGGACCTTTCCGCCCGCCGCGGATAGGGCCGGCGAGCGGGCTGCCGGACGACGAACTACGACGCCGGGGTGGGCACCGCGTCCGATTGCCGAGGTCGCGCGATCACGGACGTGTTGCGCCGGAGCAGTGTCAGCGATACGAGCAGCCCCAGCGCCATCCCGGCGGCGGTCAGGAGCACGGCGACCCGGCTGCCGTCCGCGAGCCCGGCCCGCAACGGTTCGCCGCTGCTCCCGGCCAGCCC
This DNA window, taken from Nocardia sp. BMG111209, encodes the following:
- a CDS encoding SDR family oxidoreductase yields the protein MNDVSTFSEELSRPRWPYSDTVITPESRGLRFGGKYADVAALSAGDPTILRPHIDEETRRRVAAMPAARHGNALVFGANGFVGAHLIGRLSRDASIEEVQAVVRSNAEQTAGQRLRTTLDRYAIDVDMTKVRIVEGTPTRRRFGLSDSDYIDLAHKVGSVFNCASSTDYTESYLDLRNDWVISLLRMLEFSVTSSRKHVTYLGSIGAHLYQKPDDFRRPDSWWYSGYAQMKWVNATLLGWLANSETYSVTLCEAPYVLGGTDYGLDPGRVYTFWRIVELAIAVGAIWDGPGMNYVPVDVLCEVMAANASAARPQARLVPSNPESYGHDLYAELLGLELVSWDEFVERVTLRISPKFARTMLSDNIDKLMRLVHKPEAIFPPGYDTSWCDNRRLFELYFRKAELRTSIPVPAR
- a CDS encoding AMP-binding protein is translated as MRTLEELLRVRVAAAADEVPLVFPKASGAVAAPSYAELYRRVESIAALLLRRVNRGERVLLAYPTGPEFVAAFFGCLAAGVVAVPVPPPLPGPMNDRFGHIVADCAPALILTVGGWSALFDSGTTPWVASDIEATGDPAGPARPPARPDDLAYLQYSSGTTGSPRGVLVTHANALANCAMLASMFAPEPDETTVGWMPHFHDFGLVVQLLAPIFDGRRNVVVDPLDFVRFPKQWLHRITEHRAQFAPLPAFACRMLLQRVPVAQRADFDLSSLRAVGVGADTVSPDDLRAFADGLAGAGLNPTALLPCYGMAEAVALVASCPPGTPWTTIRVSRDILSTGLLVPGSGDLALIGSGVPAPGIRVRIVDPVTRADRPEGHTGEILLAGDNITAGYWGRPDPAVVLDDVRYLPTGDLGAMIAGELFVLDRLADLITIDGREHYPFDLERTAVAAAGVPVRRAVAFGVGDAVESGVSGAVGFGAADAVTLVLEVDSAQVPQPVVTAAAVAAAVTAGHGVPVRDVTFAALGTVPVTTSGKVRRGACRERHLSDRTTAVAR
- a CDS encoding cytochrome P450, which gives rise to MPHPFDREPPMTSMLQSSFMQESTRMAREHGPVFTRRLFNLEFTFVTGAELVAELADDNRFEKHVVPALQVVRPLIGDGLLSAHNHEPNWRTAHELLIPAFSQAAMRHYHTLMVEVCGRLTESWDRSARDLGRVDVTASMAKVTLEVIGRAGFGYSFGSFERDTPHPFVVALDEVLNHGQRSVTIPAIAGRFLGKHMAERNDENVAYLRDVVDEVIARRTRGDHGADLLGLMLDSDVLDPVNIRYQVLTFLAAGHETTSAAMSFTLYYLAAHPEIAERVRAEADSVLAVGELEFADIAKLRYLRRVIDESLRLWPTAPGYSRKAKQDTVLGGRYPMKAGEPVFVLLPALHREPVWGEDTDAFDPDRFLPERVRARPPHSFKPFGTGLRACIGRQFALHQTALVIASVLRRYDLALPADYRLEVAEGITFGPVDLTLDLSARRG
- a CDS encoding phosphatidylserine decarboxylase, with translation MIAQQRRVIAWAVAASVFGSGSLYVFWRTRFFFRDPPRRPPADPTAIVAPADGVVTYVKRIDGGEIPEAVKNGRTIPLTEFTGVGTVSDGYLIGIYMTEYSVHRNRAPIAGTICLRRHRAAAPFNRSMARIGANVIAGRTPYDEGCDYLLTNERLTIGIRHTSGAVVLVTQIADLWVNRIVARVREGDDVTRAQQYGMIRFGSQCDAFLPDELVTEIAVHPGQYVFAGKTALATSTVSVAGDRSEDEAS
- a CDS encoding AMP-binding protein → MLLNDWLSCPSADRGVHIADGSGGWTYRPYTELAAAATATAAQLRDARIPPNANVMLLFARQADFVAAFFGTLSAGCTPVPVAPPAAFGNGARYTAHLSTLMHRSGCSAVLVDDSTAAVATTTAATCVPAPTVIQVGADPAGARMEPVGHPIPDVALLQFTSGSSGTPKGVRVTRDNLCANISALHRWMRMSDGDSSALWLPHYHDMGLMSLLLGVTSQITLWLMTPQQFIRDPLRWLRCLGESGATLTGGPPFGYLYAARRVQPEQLAGMDFSPCRVAVLGAERIDPAAIAEFARAVEPFGFRTAALMPAYGMAETTLIATGVTVGAESLIRELATPTVRIGEPVKFGATGILGADAPGTGTWLTECGTPAAGMRVEIIDETGNPLPEGYLGEIRVHGTSVTAGYHHIDAEPGGPDDRFADGAFRTGDSGVLVEGSLFVIGRIGDSLKVRGAAVHAEDVELEIARELGLVTSQVAVLLGTLDLVDTAVIVVQADLDDELVSRITTLMSARTSDAVALVIVRATSGAIQRTSSGKPRRRVMWQVVADGRLPGTLVHTSWRDVAHTAPPWETDTTTHSDGDAA
- a CDS encoding MFS transporter, coding for MSDTAVSTDPAAGQGKRYSRYAVPLICLAQFIVVLDATIVNVALPSIGRALHVGGSGLAWIADGYVLTFGGLLLLGGGLGDVLGKRRVFLSGIVVFTAASLACGLAGSAAVLVAARLFQGVGGAMISPAAISLIATMVPAGRPRTAALALYGAMGGLGAMMGELLGGVLTAEASWRWVFGVNVPVGLVLLIAAPLVLTTPPTIPRRLNVLGALLGTATLITFVYALIRAGDTGWTDHGTLTALAATVVLAAGFVVAERMSQQPIVPVHLLANGNTLRACLTYLLVFAFGYPAKFLLTRLCQDVLGYSALRTGLLFLPAGAAIVLATLVARRVLPRVGASAVAFAGAAVSVVSGLWLIEAGRDSSYLVNLLVPLIALGAGFGWSAVSNTVLAMDGLAPAEAGAGAGLFTTSGQIGGALGIAAATSIASTITTHRLLSGATVDDALVAGFRPAFAVIAVLAAAAAVISVPWRRARPAAASGSPNSVLS
- a CDS encoding acyl carrier protein, which gives rise to MNDSISTRVRAIVGRLAKVDREIGSDDRLIEDLGLSSMALVELSVALESEFDLQPVDGDVAPVDLVTVADLEKLIAAAQSSTAPTM